A region from the Pseudomonas promysalinigenes genome encodes:
- the tssH gene encoding type VI secretion system ATPase TssH: MAHDPTRLLRRLNSYCTQALTAAASLCQVRGHSHITIEHWLLKLFEQGEGDLVIIARRYDWDVDALWQGVLEHFDTLPRNLFSKPQLSRELQQLITNAWLLASLDRDCEQLRSVHLLGALFETPSLLKCSAAWPLSSIGPTQLKQMEALLEFDSEEGQPEHSSLFKPQVSGEAKAAVALRDDEALVAVLDQFSHDVTAKAAAGQIDPVFGRDDEIRQVVDVLSRRRKNNPILVGDPGVGKTALVEGLALRIANADVPDSLKPVSIRTLDLGLLQAGAGVKGEFEQRLKNVIDAVQRSETPVLLFIDEAHTLIGAGNQAGAADAANLLKPALARGELRTIAATTWSEYKQYFERDAALERRFQMIKVDEPDDATACLMLRGLKARYASYHGVHVQDAAVQAAVSLSRRFLTGRRLPDKAVDLIDTACARVRMSLDCEPHALVLLKSQQAALTAERLALEEDAQLTGDACEPRLAKIKAQLAQLDSQQSALKLQYQQELDVTLQLLNARQAEQVDTAACTQLQKDLSHVQGSRPLLSLDVGARSVAEVIADWTGVPLGNLLKDEQASLLSLEYQLAERVVGQEPALLALAQRLRAARTGLTDDKAPMGVFLLVGTSGIGKTETAHALAHTLFGGEKSLITLNMSEYQEAHTVSQLKGSPPGYVGYGQGGVLTEAVRQRPYSVVLLDEVEKAHRDVVNLFYQVFDRGFMRDGEGREIDFRNTVILMTSNLGSDLLQGCIEQQPDASQATLHELLRPVLREHFQPALLARFQTLIFRPLGADALKRIVAIKLDQVARRLLRHYGLQCEIEDSLYEALVAACLLPDTGARNIDSLLNQQILPVLSQQMLQRQALGQPIQSVTLGYCEDAGISLSFSDEHDPALLAVERA; this comes from the coding sequence ATGGCACACGATCCTACTCGCTTGCTTCGCCGCCTCAATTCATATTGCACTCAAGCACTCACGGCGGCGGCATCTCTTTGCCAGGTTCGAGGGCACAGTCATATCACTATTGAACATTGGCTGTTAAAGCTCTTTGAACAGGGTGAAGGTGATCTGGTGATAATCGCCCGCCGATACGACTGGGACGTCGACGCCCTGTGGCAGGGGGTGCTTGAACACTTCGATACTTTGCCGCGCAACCTATTCAGCAAACCTCAACTGAGCCGCGAGCTGCAGCAACTGATCACAAATGCCTGGCTTCTGGCATCGCTGGATCGCGACTGTGAGCAATTGCGATCTGTTCACTTGCTGGGTGCATTATTTGAAACACCAAGCTTGCTCAAGTGTTCAGCCGCTTGGCCTCTATCGAGCATCGGTCCAACGCAATTGAAGCAAATGGAAGCGCTGCTTGAATTCGATTCGGAAGAAGGTCAACCGGAGCATTCATCACTGTTCAAGCCCCAGGTGTCCGGAGAGGCCAAGGCAGCAGTCGCCTTGAGGGATGACGAAGCGTTGGTAGCTGTCTTGGACCAGTTTAGCCATGACGTCACCGCCAAGGCAGCAGCGGGGCAGATTGATCCGGTGTTCGGCCGTGACGATGAAATTCGCCAAGTGGTCGATGTACTGAGCCGTCGGCGCAAGAACAACCCTATTCTGGTGGGCGACCCAGGCGTTGGAAAAACAGCCTTGGTCGAAGGGCTTGCTCTACGCATCGCCAACGCAGACGTCCCTGATAGTTTGAAACCGGTGAGCATCCGAACGCTGGATTTGGGGTTGCTGCAGGCAGGTGCTGGGGTCAAAGGCGAGTTCGAGCAACGGCTGAAAAACGTCATCGATGCCGTGCAGCGATCAGAGACACCGGTGCTGTTGTTCATTGACGAAGCACATACCTTGATCGGCGCTGGCAACCAGGCAGGGGCAGCAGATGCCGCGAATCTGTTGAAGCCCGCCTTGGCGCGTGGGGAGCTGCGCACCATCGCTGCCACGACCTGGAGTGAATACAAACAGTACTTCGAGCGCGATGCGGCGCTCGAACGGCGCTTCCAGATGATCAAGGTCGATGAGCCGGATGATGCCACTGCTTGCTTGATGCTCCGAGGGCTCAAGGCCCGCTATGCCAGCTACCACGGCGTCCACGTTCAGGACGCCGCAGTGCAGGCAGCCGTCAGTTTGTCCAGGCGCTTTCTGACTGGGCGTCGTTTGCCCGATAAAGCCGTAGACCTGATTGACACTGCATGCGCGCGTGTTCGCATGAGTTTGGATTGCGAGCCTCATGCTCTTGTCCTTCTGAAGTCTCAGCAGGCGGCGCTGACCGCAGAGCGACTGGCGCTCGAAGAGGACGCCCAGCTCACCGGCGATGCATGTGAGCCGCGACTTGCGAAGATCAAGGCGCAACTGGCTCAACTCGATAGTCAGCAGTCCGCGTTGAAGCTGCAGTACCAGCAAGAGCTCGACGTCACCCTCCAGCTGCTCAATGCTCGTCAGGCCGAGCAGGTCGATACAGCCGCCTGTACTCAGCTTCAAAAAGACCTCAGCCACGTGCAGGGGAGCCGACCACTTTTGTCGCTCGACGTAGGTGCCCGCAGTGTGGCTGAGGTGATCGCGGACTGGACGGGCGTACCTCTTGGCAACTTGCTGAAGGACGAACAGGCAAGCTTGTTGAGCCTGGAATATCAGCTGGCCGAGCGTGTAGTGGGTCAAGAGCCAGCCCTGCTTGCACTTGCCCAACGGCTACGTGCCGCTCGAACGGGCCTCACCGACGACAAGGCTCCGATGGGCGTCTTCCTGTTGGTGGGCACCAGTGGCATCGGCAAGACGGAGACCGCGCATGCATTGGCCCATACTCTGTTCGGTGGCGAAAAGTCGTTGATCACGCTCAACATGTCTGAGTACCAGGAGGCGCACACCGTCAGCCAACTCAAGGGCTCGCCGCCTGGTTATGTGGGTTACGGCCAGGGGGGTGTACTCACCGAGGCCGTGCGTCAACGCCCTTATAGCGTCGTGTTGCTGGATGAAGTCGAGAAGGCCCACCGCGATGTGGTCAACCTGTTCTATCAGGTGTTCGACCGCGGTTTTATGCGCGATGGCGAAGGCAGGGAGATCGATTTTCGCAACACCGTCATCCTCATGACTTCCAACCTGGGCAGTGACCTGCTGCAAGGCTGTATCGAGCAGCAGCCAGACGCTTCGCAAGCGACACTGCATGAACTGTTGCGCCCAGTGTTACGCGAGCATTTCCAGCCTGCGTTGCTGGCGCGTTTCCAGACGTTGATCTTCCGGCCACTGGGAGCTGATGCGCTCAAGCGCATTGTTGCGATCAAGCTCGATCAAGTCGCCAGGCGCCTGTTACGGCATTACGGCCTGCAATGTGAAATCGAGGACTCGCTTTATGAAGCGCTGGTCGCCGCCTGCCTTCTGCCGGATACCGGTGCCCGCAACATCGATAGCTTGCTGAACCAGCAGATTCTGCCGGTGCTCAGCCAGCAGATGCTGCAGCGTCAGGCCCTTGGCCAGCCGATTCAATCCGTGACGCTTGGGTATTGCGAAGATGCTGGGATCAGCTTGAGCTTTTCGGATGAACACGATCCAGCGCTGCTGGCTGTCGAGAGGGCCTGA
- a CDS encoding type VI secretion system Vgr family protein yields MATPIVGSLHNHYQLEVEGLAVELDVLSFQGEEWLSQPFKYTVAFTSMEQDIDAAQILGKDASFHLGASRLTAQLPIPQGGARTLHGVITGFKRVSGSRDEARYEVTLEARLALLGRGKQYRIYQHQSVPEIVESILRSRHRFEGQHFSFDLLREYPKREQVMQYGESDLAFISRLLAEVGIWYRFTHDDRLSIDVVEFHDHQRHYQFGVKLPHRPLSGLSSNGQEGVWALQVQHQVVEQHINVRSYHHRDAAAFLDGEVDHSRGATPTYGEGYHYGEPYTALGDAIDQDEELLSESGYFYARLNHERFLNDQTRCNGISSSVTLAPGQVLTVFDGAPLVFEPGVVITHLTVEAARDRSLEVVFDAIPYSEAICFRPTLLDKPQIAGTVPARVTSTQQNDPYGHIDMEGRYRVNFLFDRDTWRAGEESVWLRLARPYAGDTHGLHLPLICGTEVAVAFEQGDPDRPYIAHALHDSEHPDHVTLRNYKRNVLRTPANNKLRMDDTRGQEHVKLSTEHSGKTQLNLGHLVDAERRPRGEGAELRTDGHAAIRGGSGIFISADAQPQAQGTMLEMGAALAQLNNALALVNALAQSAAVSGALPADNQAQQSLREALARLKDAGLLASAPAGIAMVTPANIQLSAENSITATAGDSADFSLFKRFSVAAGEAISLFAQKLGLKLIAARGPVDIQAQSDAMTLQADKELALNSSNGEIVLNAQHGITLVSRGAYIKIKDGSVEIGAPGELHIKNDNIAWGGTASLEKALVPMILEDPVYSNPMQGGFQVRDKVSDKPKPYVRYRIEAADGSVLRGMTDGDGYTQSHYGIDLQSIKLFFE; encoded by the coding sequence ATGGCAACTCCGATAGTTGGCTCCCTCCATAATCATTACCAGCTTGAAGTCGAGGGGCTTGCCGTTGAACTCGACGTGCTTTCGTTCCAAGGCGAGGAGTGGCTGAGCCAACCGTTCAAGTACACCGTTGCGTTTACCTCCATGGAGCAGGATATCGACGCTGCGCAGATCCTTGGGAAGGATGCCAGCTTCCATCTGGGCGCTTCACGACTGACCGCGCAGCTTCCGATCCCGCAGGGGGGAGCACGCACACTGCATGGCGTCATTACGGGGTTCAAGCGCGTGTCCGGCTCCAGGGATGAAGCCCGCTACGAGGTAACGCTCGAAGCGCGGCTGGCATTGCTCGGGCGTGGCAAGCAGTACCGGATCTACCAACATCAGTCGGTACCGGAAATCGTCGAAAGCATCTTGCGTAGTCGCCACCGGTTCGAAGGGCAGCACTTTTCGTTTGACCTGCTACGCGAATACCCCAAGCGCGAGCAGGTCATGCAGTACGGGGAGAGCGATCTCGCCTTCATCAGCCGTCTGCTGGCGGAGGTCGGCATCTGGTATCGCTTCACCCACGATGATCGCCTGTCCATTGATGTGGTCGAGTTTCATGACCATCAACGTCATTACCAGTTCGGCGTAAAACTGCCGCATCGCCCCCTGTCGGGATTGAGCAGTAACGGGCAGGAAGGCGTATGGGCATTGCAGGTTCAGCATCAAGTGGTGGAGCAACATATCAATGTGCGTTCCTACCACCACCGGGATGCGGCTGCCTTTCTGGACGGCGAGGTGGATCACAGCCGGGGGGCAACCCCCACTTACGGCGAAGGCTATCACTACGGCGAACCCTATACCGCGCTGGGTGACGCCATTGACCAGGACGAGGAGCTGCTCAGCGAAAGTGGCTACTTTTATGCCCGCCTGAATCATGAACGCTTTCTCAATGATCAGACACGTTGCAACGGCATCAGCAGCAGCGTGACCCTGGCTCCGGGCCAAGTGTTGACGGTCTTCGATGGGGCGCCTCTGGTTTTCGAGCCTGGGGTCGTCATCACGCATCTGACCGTTGAGGCGGCACGCGACCGTAGTTTGGAAGTTGTGTTTGACGCGATTCCATACTCGGAGGCGATATGCTTTCGACCGACATTGTTGGACAAGCCGCAGATCGCTGGCACGGTGCCGGCGCGGGTCACCAGTACTCAGCAGAATGACCCTTACGGCCATATCGATATGGAGGGGCGCTACCGGGTCAACTTTCTGTTCGACCGGGATACCTGGCGAGCAGGCGAGGAGAGTGTCTGGCTACGCCTGGCACGTCCTTACGCAGGTGACACCCATGGCCTGCACCTGCCGCTGATCTGCGGTACTGAAGTGGCGGTGGCGTTCGAGCAAGGTGATCCAGACCGGCCCTACATCGCCCATGCCTTGCACGACAGTGAACATCCCGACCACGTGACGCTGCGTAACTACAAACGCAATGTGCTGCGAACGCCGGCCAACAACAAGTTGCGCATGGATGACACCCGCGGGCAGGAGCACGTCAAGCTCAGCACCGAGCACAGTGGCAAGACTCAACTAAATCTCGGGCATCTGGTCGATGCCGAGCGCCGGCCTCGCGGGGAGGGCGCGGAACTGCGCACCGATGGGCATGCCGCGATCCGTGGTGGCAGTGGCATTTTCATTAGTGCTGATGCTCAGCCTCAAGCCCAAGGGACAATGCTGGAGATGGGAGCAGCGTTGGCTCAGCTCAATAACGCTCTGGCATTGGTGAACGCACTGGCGCAAAGCGCAGCTGTGTCGGGAGCATTACCAGCTGATAATCAGGCCCAACAGAGCCTACGTGAGGCTTTGGCGCGGCTCAAAGATGCGGGACTCCTTGCCTCGGCACCTGCCGGGATAGCTATGGTTACACCTGCAAACATCCAACTATCGGCAGAAAACTCTATTACAGCTACGGCTGGTGATAGTGCTGACTTCAGCTTATTCAAACGTTTTAGCGTGGCCGCAGGTGAGGCAATCAGTCTGTTCGCCCAAAAGTTAGGGCTCAAATTAATTGCGGCTCGTGGCCCTGTGGACATTCAGGCACAAAGCGATGCGATGACGCTACAAGCAGACAAGGAACTTGCTTTAAATAGCAGCAATGGCGAGATCGTGCTCAATGCCCAACACGGCATCACTCTGGTTAGCAGAGGTGCCTATATCAAGATAAAAGACGGATCTGTTGAGATCGGTGCCCCGGGTGAACTGCATATCAAGAATGACAATATCGCTTGGGGAGGCACTGCCTCATTGGAGAAGGCCCTGGTACCGATGATTCTGGAAGATCCTGTTTACAGCAATCCCATGCAAGGTGGCTTTCAAGTTAGAGATAAAGTCAGTGACAAGCCAAAACCTTACGTACGGTATCGAATTGAAGCTGCCGATGGCAGCGTGCTGAGAGGCATGACAGATGGGGATGGTTATACACAATCTCACTATGGAATTGATCTTCAAAGCATAAAGTTATTCTTTGAGTAA
- a CDS encoding ATPase has protein sequence MGGADIPVAEGRVCKSKSVVVTHHQSVQCYFCPETEELVFIADSEAAEFETHWKEMQQCVTDFHQGKINYSVAIEKYGIVAETTAAPDASFHDAVVRAEENLELKREKLKEKIGEFSTQDMKYNDVVELIPVSGQSAKRKAGEKRAPVVYVKKGYYSKGKNGRKLHTVSLKSGDKKGGAESIYERRSDGKIRRIDDKKLKRQLAGLNWPKIKFDLKDVVKWAGLGFDPEALSMDCSLFDWADSWNAAAQGEATWGDHIDFEGGAQFMRFVSNFGANVDIDPRTQQFSIKGEGGGSLTAAAGIASFSIYAPDRIGWRLAVNPSDENEVPFDLGMIRLSLNVRLAAFIGATLQVEAQFQVVRSGHQQTVMGQPGRLRRFSERKSKAYDFHKQMSSEDEGIKLSAEAFAGARAEGTLTGSLQWLKPTAAGETNGGILETTGEYVDFCKIGPSIAGLAGVGAGLSFHCTFINGKFCFHFAASLCKGVGAKGGFICEVNGNTFLEFGAWLIYQLNERSYGFFRVMSTDAFDVYTKFCVMQMEFVEANVYEHYSLAQKSIKKIADDFKKQVGELADQTKRSVDASRRRNQLAKNVITRQLDLLRYTPEAKGILLYLLTRHGKWDNIDPGNIAFLDRYGERKEAVLCVLRSIQTKSEWHKVLSRVNAQGVGPSEGYAELDAVDRHERSLIDFLKLGKDRDGEIYEIKHKRSELAIIYDRLKEFSSSGYALAMNNTVYYKLSVGRNPNYPRRCKFGPCGADIV, from the coding sequence ATGGGCGGAGCGGATATCCCAGTAGCAGAGGGCAGGGTTTGCAAAAGTAAATCCGTTGTAGTGACTCATCATCAATCGGTACAGTGTTATTTTTGTCCGGAAACCGAAGAGTTGGTTTTTATTGCTGACAGTGAGGCTGCAGAGTTTGAAACGCATTGGAAGGAAATGCAGCAGTGCGTAACTGATTTTCATCAGGGAAAAATTAATTACTCCGTTGCAATTGAAAAATATGGAATTGTTGCAGAAACCACAGCAGCGCCTGATGCGTCATTTCATGACGCTGTAGTGCGAGCTGAGGAAAATTTGGAATTGAAGCGAGAAAAATTAAAAGAAAAAATTGGTGAGTTTTCTACTCAGGACATGAAATATAATGATGTTGTGGAGCTTATTCCGGTTAGTGGTCAGTCTGCTAAAAGAAAAGCTGGTGAAAAACGAGCGCCTGTAGTTTATGTAAAAAAAGGTTACTACAGTAAAGGCAAGAATGGGAGAAAACTCCATACGGTGTCGTTGAAAAGTGGTGACAAAAAAGGCGGCGCTGAAAGTATCTATGAGCGACGCAGTGATGGAAAAATTCGACGCATAGACGACAAGAAGCTTAAGAGGCAACTTGCCGGATTGAATTGGCCAAAAATAAAATTTGATCTGAAGGATGTTGTTAAATGGGCAGGCCTTGGTTTTGATCCTGAGGCGCTGAGTATGGATTGTTCACTTTTTGACTGGGCGGATAGTTGGAATGCTGCCGCACAAGGTGAGGCAACGTGGGGGGATCATATTGATTTTGAGGGCGGAGCACAGTTTATGCGCTTTGTTTCCAATTTCGGCGCAAATGTTGATATTGACCCACGTACGCAACAATTCTCCATCAAAGGAGAGGGTGGCGGCAGCTTAACTGCGGCTGCCGGCATAGCGTCCTTTTCAATTTACGCCCCGGATCGCATCGGATGGAGGCTTGCAGTTAATCCCTCTGATGAGAACGAGGTCCCGTTTGATTTAGGGATGATTCGCCTAAGTTTGAACGTTCGCTTGGCAGCATTTATTGGAGCGACGCTTCAGGTGGAGGCTCAATTCCAGGTGGTCAGGAGTGGTCACCAGCAAACCGTCATGGGCCAACCTGGTCGGTTGAGACGTTTCAGTGAAAGAAAAAGCAAAGCTTACGATTTTCATAAGCAGATGAGCAGTGAAGATGAAGGGATAAAACTTTCGGCAGAAGCTTTTGCGGGTGCGAGGGCGGAAGGAACACTGACGGGATCACTGCAATGGTTAAAGCCGACAGCGGCAGGGGAAACAAATGGCGGTATATTGGAGACTACTGGAGAGTACGTAGATTTTTGTAAAATAGGACCCAGTATTGCAGGGTTGGCGGGGGTGGGTGCCGGCTTAAGTTTTCATTGCACTTTTATTAATGGGAAGTTTTGTTTTCATTTTGCAGCCTCTCTATGCAAAGGGGTGGGTGCCAAAGGTGGCTTTATTTGTGAGGTGAATGGTAATACTTTTCTGGAATTTGGTGCTTGGTTGATTTATCAACTGAATGAAAGGAGTTATGGTTTTTTTAGAGTCATGAGTACCGACGCATTTGATGTGTATACGAAGTTTTGTGTTATGCAAATGGAGTTCGTTGAGGCTAATGTATATGAGCACTACTCATTGGCGCAAAAGTCTATTAAAAAAATTGCAGATGATTTCAAAAAACAGGTTGGTGAGTTGGCTGATCAGACGAAGAGGAGTGTTGATGCTTCGAGGCGGCGGAATCAGTTAGCCAAAAATGTTATCACCCGACAGTTAGATCTGTTGCGCTACACACCTGAAGCCAAGGGGATATTGCTTTACCTTCTAACGCGGCATGGTAAGTGGGATAACATAGATCCAGGAAACATAGCGTTTCTCGATCGCTACGGCGAACGAAAAGAGGCGGTGCTTTGTGTACTTAGAAGTATTCAGACTAAATCGGAGTGGCATAAAGTACTGTCTCGTGTCAATGCGCAAGGAGTTGGTCCATCAGAGGGATACGCTGAGTTGGACGCCGTCGATCGGCATGAGCGAAGCTTGATAGACTTTCTTAAGTTAGGGAAGGATCGAGATGGAGAAATCTATGAAATAAAACATAAGCGAAGCGAATTGGCCATAATTTATGATCGCTTGAAGGAGTTCAGTTCCTCTGGTTATGCGCTCGCTATGAATAATACGGTCTATTATAAGCTAAGCGTTGGTCGTAATCCGAATTACCCGCGACGCTGCAAGTTTGGTCCTTGTGGTGCGGATATCGTTTGA
- a CDS encoding formylglycine-generating enzyme family protein, with protein MKIFKVSIFFVVFLSLSGCDQLGSGVDHKELGITPVEIKHFVEEVKRNLVFVEGGEYLMGDYGLEYGPEQMPYDGDGDSRPVHKVKLSTFSIARFKISNKEFQMYLKSNGLNLRSFEEGLRQDDWKNIHSLPNLPAHMDWYEADHYCNWLAKVSSLPFSLPTEAQWEYAARSRGQFLMVATDDGTYKQTNDDFTEYGGGPKGINISTYRDREEFARQMGWSTAGLTPLPVDRFPPNPLGLYAMSDNGLEWVKDWYDENYYQYSPEIDPQGPETPVTKDYYGRDTKVVRGQAYANPSWGGGVNVHRTAENPHGYASEDRMIVLGDKTARCVVNSYNRIE; from the coding sequence GTGAAGATTTTCAAGGTGTCTATATTTTTTGTGGTCTTTTTGAGTTTGTCAGGCTGTGACCAATTGGGGAGTGGAGTTGATCATAAGGAGCTCGGGATAACTCCGGTAGAGATAAAGCATTTTGTCGAAGAAGTAAAAAGGAACTTGGTGTTTGTTGAAGGTGGTGAATACTTGATGGGGGATTATGGCTTAGAGTATGGGCCGGAGCAAATGCCCTATGATGGTGATGGAGACAGTCGGCCAGTACATAAGGTCAAGTTGAGCACCTTTTCTATTGCAAGGTTTAAGATCTCAAATAAAGAGTTTCAGATGTATCTCAAAAGCAATGGTCTTAATTTGCGCTCTTTTGAGGAGGGGCTAAGGCAGGATGATTGGAAGAACATTCATTCTTTACCTAATTTGCCAGCGCATATGGACTGGTATGAGGCCGACCACTATTGCAATTGGCTGGCTAAAGTGTCCAGTCTTCCTTTCTCATTACCCACTGAGGCCCAGTGGGAGTACGCGGCACGCAGTCGCGGGCAGTTTTTGATGGTGGCCACTGATGACGGTACTTATAAGCAGACAAATGATGATTTTACTGAATATGGGGGAGGGCCTAAAGGAATTAACATTTCTACTTATCGAGATCGTGAGGAGTTTGCTAGACAAATGGGGTGGAGCACGGCCGGTCTTACCCCCTTGCCGGTAGACAGGTTTCCTCCCAATCCGTTGGGCCTTTATGCCATGTCGGATAATGGGCTGGAGTGGGTTAAGGATTGGTATGACGAAAATTATTATCAGTACTCCCCAGAAATTGACCCCCAGGGGCCGGAGACACCCGTTACCAAGGACTACTATGGCCGGGATACAAAAGTTGTACGTGGTCAGGCATATGCCAATCCAAGCTGGGGAGGAGGAGTGAATGTGCACAGAACCGCTGAGAATCCGCATGGTTATGCATCCGAAGATAGAATGATTGTGTTGGGCGATAAAACGGCTAGGTGTGTTGTTAATAGTTACAATCGGATTGAGTAG
- a CDS encoding PAAR domain-containing protein, with protein MRGVIRVGDNLSSGGKVLAGTSGLKFMQLDVACVGDAVFCPLPGHGVNEIAEGDTGSKVKGRPIALDGHCCSCGCELITSLPQAGRL; from the coding sequence ATGCGTGGAGTTATTCGTGTTGGCGACAACCTGTCTTCGGGAGGCAAGGTACTTGCCGGCACCAGTGGATTGAAATTCATGCAGCTCGATGTCGCTTGCGTAGGTGATGCTGTTTTTTGTCCACTACCTGGGCACGGCGTGAATGAAATAGCAGAGGGGGATACAGGTTCGAAAGTTAAAGGTCGGCCCATTGCTTTGGACGGTCATTGCTGTTCCTGTGGTTGTGAATTAATCACGTCGCTCCCTCAAGCAGGTAGGCTGTGA